A DNA window from Sulfitobacter sp. BSw21498 contains the following coding sequences:
- the betI gene encoding choline-binding transcriptional repressor BetI, which translates to MPKVGMEPIRRDALVKATIAEIGAAQSLDVTVGQIARRAGMSSALAHHYFGGKDQIFLAAMRYILSEYSAEVRRELRLTKSPLGRAEAIIRASFEESYFDPATVSAWMTLYASSRTNTETYRLLVVYQRRLRSNLTYALRPISDDPSGDADTLAALIDGLYLRAALSDDGNARTASDRALSVLHMLVGTAV; encoded by the coding sequence ATGCCCAAAGTCGGAATGGAGCCTATTCGCCGCGACGCATTGGTCAAAGCGACGATTGCCGAAATCGGTGCCGCACAGTCTTTGGATGTGACGGTTGGCCAGATCGCGCGCCGCGCTGGTATGTCATCGGCGCTGGCGCACCACTACTTTGGCGGCAAGGATCAGATTTTTCTGGCAGCCATGCGCTATATCCTGTCGGAATACAGCGCCGAGGTGCGGCGCGAACTCCGGCTGACCAAATCCCCTCTCGGGCGCGCCGAAGCCATCATCCGCGCGAGCTTTGAGGAAAGCTATTTCGATCCGGCCACCGTCAGCGCCTGGATGACGCTCTATGCCTCGTCGCGCACCAATACTGAAACCTATCGCCTTCTGGTGGTGTATCAGCGGCGCTTGCGGTCGAACCTGACCTATGCGCTGCGCCCGATCTCGGACGATCCGTCCGGGGATGCCGACACATTGGCCGCCTTGATTGACGGGCTGTACCTACGGGCCGCACTGTCCGATGATGGAAATGCGCGCACCGCCAGTGACCGTGCCTTATCCGTCCTGCATATGCTTGTGGGGACCGCGGTATGA
- a CDS encoding DMT family transporter — protein sequence MKTAHPQSPVTGIFWMVVTGLCFICVTALVKHMGPRLPSSEAAFIRYGFGLVFLLPAIGALRAAKLSRRQWALFSVRGGLHAIGVILWFYAMTRISIAEVTAMNYLAPIYVTVGAALFLGETLALRRIIAVVLGLVGAAIILRPGFRELTGGHFAMLIAAVVFGGAYLLAKVLADEVRPSVVVAMMSLFVTLFLAPFALASWITPTWEEIGILAAVACFATAGHYTMTLAFAAAPLTVTQPVTFLQLVWATALGAIAFAEPIDIWVVLGGAVILGSVTFITWREAMLKRQITPAAPATKF from the coding sequence ATGAAAACTGCACATCCCCAAAGCCCCGTCACCGGTATCTTCTGGATGGTCGTGACCGGCCTTTGTTTCATCTGTGTGACCGCTTTGGTCAAGCATATGGGGCCGCGCCTGCCATCCTCAGAGGCTGCTTTTATCCGCTACGGCTTTGGTCTGGTGTTCCTGCTGCCCGCCATCGGGGCGCTGCGGGCGGCCAAGCTGTCGCGCCGGCAATGGGCGCTTTTCAGTGTTCGGGGCGGGTTGCACGCGATCGGGGTGATCTTGTGGTTCTACGCGATGACCCGCATCTCTATCGCCGAGGTAACGGCGATGAACTATCTCGCGCCCATTTATGTTACCGTCGGGGCTGCGCTGTTTTTGGGCGAAACGCTTGCGCTGCGCCGGATCATTGCGGTTGTGCTCGGGTTGGTCGGGGCCGCGATCATCCTGCGGCCGGGGTTTCGGGAACTGACTGGTGGGCATTTCGCTATGCTGATCGCGGCGGTGGTGTTTGGCGGGGCATATTTACTGGCCAAAGTGCTCGCGGACGAGGTGCGCCCCTCGGTTGTCGTGGCGATGATGTCGCTGTTTGTGACGCTGTTTCTGGCCCCCTTTGCGCTGGCATCTTGGATTACCCCCACATGGGAGGAGATCGGAATTCTTGCCGCTGTCGCCTGCTTTGCAACCGCAGGTCACTACACGATGACGCTCGCCTTTGCTGCTGCACCCCTGACGGTGACCCAGCCCGTGACCTTCCTGCAGCTGGTATGGGCGACGGCACTTGGGGCGATCGCTTTTGCCGAACCCATTGATATCTGGGTCGTTCTTGGCGGTGCCGTGATCCTCGGCTCTGTCACCTTTATCACTTGGCGCGAAGCGATGCTGAAACGCCAGATCACACCCGCCGCACCGGCGACGAAATTCTAG
- a CDS encoding LysE/ArgO family amino acid transporter produces the protein MTAFFPGFALGLTLILAIGAQNAFVLRQGLRLQHVFWVCLTCALSDAVLIAAGVAGFGALAVAVPWFETVMRFGGAAFLIWYGFQNARSAWQGGHALSVDGTAPTSLRRTILTLLALTWLNPHVYLDTVVLLGSIAAQYDNRFAFGLGAVSSSFFFFFALGYGARLLGPFFSKPRSWQILDGVIALTMWAIALKLLLM, from the coding sequence ATGACCGCCTTTTTCCCCGGCTTTGCGCTTGGTCTAACCTTGATTTTGGCCATCGGCGCGCAGAATGCTTTTGTGCTGCGTCAGGGATTGCGGTTGCAGCATGTTTTCTGGGTGTGCCTGACTTGCGCCCTATCCGATGCTGTGTTGATCGCGGCGGGGGTGGCGGGATTTGGCGCGCTGGCTGTGGCGGTGCCGTGGTTCGAGACGGTTATGCGCTTTGGCGGCGCGGCGTTCTTGATCTGGTATGGCTTCCAGAATGCACGGTCTGCATGGCAGGGGGGGCATGCGCTGTCGGTCGATGGCACCGCGCCGACCAGCCTGCGCCGCACGATCCTGACACTATTGGCGCTGACTTGGCTGAACCCGCACGTCTATCTGGATACAGTTGTGCTGCTGGGGTCGATTGCTGCGCAATATGACAACCGCTTTGCCTTCGGGCTGGGGGCGGTCAGTTCGAGCTTTTTCTTCTTCTTTGCACTCGGCTATGGCGCGCGGCTGTTGGGGCCATTCTTCAGCAAGCCGCGCAGCTGGCAGATACTGGACGGCGTCATCGCCCTGACAATGTGGGCGATTGCGTTGAAACTTCTGCTGATGTGA
- a CDS encoding YebC/PmpR family DNA-binding transcriptional regulator has product MAGHSKWANIQHRKGRQDKLRAKVFSKLSKEITIAAKMGEPDPDKNPRLRLAVKEAKGQSMPKDNIDRAIKKAVGGESEDYEEIRYEGYGPNGVAVIVEAMTDNRNRTASTVRSTFTKNGGNLGETGSVGFMFDRKGEITYPASVGDADTVMMAAIESGAEDVESSDEGHVIWCMDTDLNEVSSALEAELGESDSTKMVWRPTTTTEMDLEGMEKLMKLIDALEDDDDVQRVTTNFEASDEVMEQL; this is encoded by the coding sequence ATGGCAGGTCACTCAAAATGGGCAAATATCCAGCACCGTAAGGGCCGTCAGGACAAACTGCGCGCCAAGGTGTTTTCAAAGCTCTCCAAGGAAATCACCATCGCGGCGAAGATGGGCGAACCCGACCCGGACAAGAACCCGCGTCTGCGCCTTGCGGTGAAAGAGGCCAAGGGCCAGTCCATGCCCAAGGACAACATCGATCGCGCGATCAAGAAAGCCGTGGGCGGCGAGAGCGAGGATTACGAAGAAATCCGCTATGAAGGCTACGGCCCCAATGGTGTCGCAGTGATCGTCGAGGCGATGACCGATAACCGCAACCGCACCGCGTCGACCGTACGTTCCACGTTCACCAAGAACGGCGGCAATCTGGGCGAGACAGGCAGCGTCGGCTTTATGTTCGACCGCAAGGGAGAGATCACCTATCCCGCCAGCGTAGGCGATGCCGATACGGTCATGATGGCCGCGATCGAATCCGGTGCCGAAGACGTTGAAAGCTCGGACGAGGGGCATGTGATCTGGTGCATGGACACCGACCTCAACGAGGTGAGCAGCGCTCTCGAAGCCGAGCTCGGTGAATCCGACAGCACCAAGATGGTATGGCGTCCGACCACCACGACCGAGATGGACCTCGAGGGGATGGAGAAGCTGATGAAGCTGATCGACGCCTTGGAAGACGACGATGACGTGCAACGCGTCACGACGAACTTCGAAGCCTCTGACGAGGTGATGGAACAGCTGTAA